The Prevotella sp. E9-3 genome has a window encoding:
- a CDS encoding SpoIIE family protein phosphatase — MSFIKLHNLNINLRSSILLLSVALVVFLFSTIVQAVFTWQSINDEIRNRNRMEVNVKNEKIDHLMQGVEKVVSNAATAFEQELDNPKRIEELLLTLVRQNTDLLGSAIAFVPNYYPDKAKLYSPYVYREGELIRKSLLEYDYTKYEWYALPMKSKQSGWCEPYTDGDGTYVAMRTYSVPLRDSTSRVVAVLTGDLPMTELSYATNSIYHRVSMRSVLILGIQLLGILLIIFIFIRSILNVRKYEETAKENQLVSEELNLASQLQTNLLPQYAPSHPHLNLAATLIPSHQSCGDFYDYSLKGDYLYFCIGDVAIRGLSSALAMTVTRTVYRSCLLDEVEPAKMMYKMNHILTGINENYMYATFFAGKLNLSTGVLCYCNAGHCAPYLLSGKQTTRVDVASNVPLGIIEWNFVEQQLQLKSGDVLFFFTDGIVEAMNNKKESFGEKRLSLQMRRASENRQNPSVIISNVEKAVNQFLGIGNKADDDLTMMAIGYM; from the coding sequence ATGAGTTTTATAAAACTACATAATCTTAATATTAATCTGCGGAGTAGTATTCTGTTACTCTCTGTGGCTCTTGTTGTTTTTCTGTTCTCCACCATTGTTCAAGCCGTGTTTACGTGGCAGAGTATCAATGATGAAATAAGGAATCGTAACCGGATGGAGGTTAATGTGAAGAATGAGAAGATTGACCATCTGATGCAGGGAGTTGAGAAAGTAGTTTCCAATGCTGCTACTGCTTTCGAGCAGGAATTGGATAATCCAAAGCGTATAGAAGAGCTTCTCTTGACCTTAGTCCGTCAGAATACTGATTTGCTGGGCTCTGCTATTGCTTTCGTGCCAAATTATTATCCTGATAAAGCAAAACTCTATTCACCTTATGTATATAGAGAAGGAGAGCTGATAAGGAAAAGTTTACTCGAATATGACTATACCAAGTATGAATGGTATGCTCTTCCTATGAAGAGTAAACAGTCGGGTTGGTGTGAACCCTATACCGACGGCGATGGCACATATGTGGCTATGCGTACCTATTCTGTACCTCTTCGCGACAGTACAAGTAGGGTAGTGGCCGTTCTAACGGGCGATTTGCCTATGACTGAGTTGTCGTATGCTACGAATTCTATTTACCATCGTGTCAGCATGCGTAGTGTACTGATTTTGGGAATTCAGTTGTTGGGAATCCTTCTCATCATATTTATTTTTATCCGTTCCATTCTGAATGTACGTAAATATGAGGAGACTGCCAAGGAGAATCAGCTGGTGAGTGAAGAGCTTAATCTGGCTTCACAGTTGCAGACGAATTTGTTGCCACAATATGCTCCGTCACACCCTCATTTGAATCTTGCTGCAACGCTGATTCCTTCTCATCAGTCGTGTGGTGATTTTTATGATTATTCATTGAAAGGTGACTATTTGTATTTCTGTATTGGTGATGTCGCCATCCGTGGTCTTAGTTCTGCGCTGGCCATGACGGTGACAAGAACAGTCTATCGTTCTTGTCTTCTTGATGAAGTGGAACCAGCCAAGATGATGTATAAGATGAATCATATCCTGACTGGTATCAATGAGAATTATATGTATGCCACCTTCTTTGCAGGTAAATTGAATTTGTCCACAGGTGTGCTGTGCTATTGCAACGCAGGTCATTGCGCACCGTATCTGCTCTCTGGGAAACAGACCACACGTGTTGATGTGGCATCGAATGTGCCATTGGGCATTATTGAATGGAATTTCGTAGAGCAGCAGTTGCAATTGAAGTCGGGCGACGTGCTTTTCTTCTTCACCGATGGCATTGTTGAAGCGATGAACAATAAAAAAGAGTCGTTCGGTGAAAAACGACTCTCTTTGCAAATGCGTAGAGCAAGTGAGAATAGGCAGAATCCTTCTGTAATCATCAGCAATGTGGAAAAGGCTGTCAATCAATTCCTTGGTATTGGAAACAAGGCCGATGATGATCTGACGATGATGGCCATTGGCTATATGTAA
- the rpsJ gene encoding 30S ribosomal protein S10, producing MSQKIRIKLKSYDHKLVDKSAEKIVKAVKATGAIISGPIPLPTHKRIFTVNRSTFVNKKSREQFQLSDYKRLIDIYSSTAKTVDALMKLELPSGVEVEIKV from the coding sequence ATGAGTCAAAAAATTCGTATCAAGCTGAAGAGCTACGACCACAAACTCGTAGATAAGTCAGCAGAGAAAATTGTGAAGGCTGTAAAGGCCACAGGTGCAATCATCAGCGGTCCTATACCCCTTCCCACACACAAGCGTATCTTCACAGTGAACCGCTCTACCTTCGTAAACAAGAAGAGCCGTGAGCAGTTCCAGTTGAGCGACTACAAGCGTCTGATCGACATCTATAGCTCTACAGCTAAGACTGTTGACGCTCTGATGAAACTCGAACTCCCCAGCGGTGTTGAGGTTGAAATCAAGGTGTAG
- the fusA gene encoding elongation factor G, protein MAKQDLHLTRNIGIMAHIDAGKTTTSERILFYTGKTHKIGEVHDGAATMDWMAQEQERGITITSAATTCNWKWNNNNYKINLIDTPGHVDFTAEVERSLRVLDGAVATYSAADGVQPQSETVWRQADKYNVPRIGYVNKMDRSGADFFETVQQMKDILGANPVVLQVPIGAEENFKGLVDLVKMKAILWHDETMGAEYDVEEIPADLKDECDEWRMKLLEAAAEYDEALMEKFFDDPNSITEEEIVAAIRKGTIAMECTPMLCGSSYKNKGVQPLLDAVCSYLPSPLDTEAVIGTNPNTEEEESRKPSEDEATSALAFKIATDPYMGRLVFFRVYSGSVKAGSYVYNPRSGKKERISRLFQMNSNKEIPMDSIDAGDIGAGVGFKDIRTGDTLCDEEKPIVLESMTFPDTVISIAVEPKSQADIAKLDNGLAKLAEEDPTFTVRTDEQSGQTIISGMGELHLDIIIDRLKREFKVECNQGKPQVNYKEAITKTVEIDETYKKQSGGRGKYAKMLVQVGPVDEDYDVKTNGGLQFVNEVKGGNIPKEFIPSIQKGFEAAMKNGILGGYPMDSLKVVVVDGGFHPVDSDQLSFEIAAQMAYKEACAKAKPVLMEPIMKLEVVTPEENMGDVIGDLNKRRGQVEGMEESRSGARVVKAKVPLSEMFGYVTALRTITSGRATSSMEYSHHAPLSSAIAKTVLEEVKGRADLV, encoded by the coding sequence ATGGCAAAACAAGATTTGCATTTGACGCGCAACATCGGTATCATGGCTCACATCGATGCCGGTAAGACCACCACTTCAGAGCGTATCCTCTTCTATACGGGTAAGACCCACAAGATCGGTGAGGTGCACGATGGTGCCGCTACCATGGACTGGATGGCTCAGGAGCAGGAGCGCGGTATTACTATTACTTCGGCTGCCACTACTTGTAACTGGAAGTGGAATAACAATAACTACAAGATCAATCTGATCGATACTCCGGGACACGTTGACTTCACCGCTGAGGTAGAACGTTCACTCCGTGTTCTTGATGGAGCTGTAGCTACTTATTCTGCTGCCGACGGCGTACAGCCTCAGTCTGAGACCGTTTGGCGTCAGGCTGACAAGTATAATGTGCCCCGTATCGGCTACGTAAACAAGATGGACCGTTCTGGTGCTGACTTCTTTGAGACTGTACAGCAGATGAAGGACATCCTGGGCGCTAACCCGGTGGTACTGCAGGTGCCCATCGGTGCTGAGGAGAACTTCAAGGGTCTGGTTGACCTCGTTAAGATGAAGGCTATTCTGTGGCACGATGAGACCATGGGTGCTGAATACGACGTAGAAGAGATTCCCGCTGACCTGAAGGACGAGTGCGACGAGTGGCGTATGAAGTTGCTCGAAGCTGCTGCAGAATATGATGAGGCTCTGATGGAGAAGTTCTTCGACGATCCTAACTCTATCACTGAGGAAGAGATTGTTGCTGCTATCCGTAAGGGTACCATCGCTATGGAGTGCACTCCTATGCTCTGCGGTTCTTCTTATAAGAACAAGGGCGTACAGCCTCTGCTTGATGCTGTTTGCTCATACCTTCCCTCACCTCTGGATACCGAGGCTGTGATTGGTACCAACCCCAACACCGAGGAAGAGGAAAGCCGCAAGCCCAGCGAGGACGAAGCTACCTCAGCTCTCGCATTTAAGATTGCAACCGATCCCTACATGGGTCGTCTGGTATTCTTCCGCGTTTACTCAGGTAGCGTGAAGGCCGGTTCTTACGTTTACAATCCCCGTTCAGGTAAGAAAGAGCGTATCAGCCGTCTGTTCCAGATGAACTCAAACAAGGAAATTCCTATGGATTCAATCGACGCTGGTGATATCGGCGCAGGTGTAGGTTTCAAGGATATCCGCACTGGTGATACCCTCTGCGACGAGGAGAAGCCCATCGTACTGGAGTCAATGACCTTCCCCGATACCGTGATCTCTATCGCTGTTGAGCCTAAGTCTCAGGCTGATATCGCTAAGCTGGACAACGGTCTTGCTAAGCTGGCTGAAGAGGACCCCACATTCACCGTGCGTACCGACGAGCAGAGTGGTCAGACCATTATCTCTGGTATGGGTGAGTTGCACCTCGATATCATTATCGACCGTCTGAAGCGTGAGTTCAAGGTAGAATGTAACCAGGGTAAGCCTCAGGTTAACTATAAGGAGGCTATCACCAAGACTGTTGAGATCGACGAGACCTATAAGAAGCAGTCTGGTGGTCGCGGTAAGTACGCTAAGATGCTCGTTCAGGTAGGTCCTGTTGATGAGGATTACGATGTTAAGACCAATGGTGGTCTGCAGTTCGTCAACGAGGTGAAGGGTGGTAACATTCCTAAGGAATTCATCCCCTCTATCCAGAAGGGCTTCGAGGCTGCTATGAAGAACGGTATCCTCGGTGGTTATCCAATGGATTCTCTAAAGGTTGTTGTTGTCGATGGTGGTTTCCACCCCGTTGACTCTGACCAGTTGTCATTCGAAATCGCTGCCCAGATGGCTTACAAAGAGGCTTGCGCTAAGGCTAAGCCCGTACTGATGGAGCCTATTATGAAACTTGAGGTGGTAACACCTGAGGAGAACATGGGTGACGTGATCGGTGACTTGAACAAGCGTCGTGGTCAGGTAGAAGGCATGGAAGAGAGCCGCAGCGGTGCTCGTGTAGTAAAGGCTAAGGTGCCCCTGTCAGAGATGTTCGGTTATGTAACCGCTCTCCGTACTATCACCTCTGGTCGTGCTACCAGCTCAATGGAGTACTCTCACCACGCTCCTCTGTCAAGCGCTATCGCTAAGACTGTGCTCGAAGAGGTTAAGGGTCGTGCCGACCTCGTGTAA
- the rpsG gene encoding 30S ribosomal protein S7 gives MRKAKPKKRVILPDPVFNDQKVSKFVNHLMFDGKKSKSYEIFYNSLEIVKAKMKDAEQAPLDIWKKALDNITPQVEVKSRRIGGATFQVPTEIRPDRKESVSMKNMIAFARKRSGKSMADKLAAEIMDAFNNQGGAFKRKEDMHRMAEANRAFAHFRF, from the coding sequence ATGAGAAAAGCAAAACCAAAGAAGCGTGTGATCCTTCCCGATCCCGTGTTCAATGACCAGAAGGTCTCAAAGTTTGTGAATCATCTGATGTTCGACGGTAAGAAGTCGAAGTCATATGAGATTTTCTACAATTCACTGGAAATCGTTAAGGCCAAGATGAAGGATGCCGAGCAGGCTCCCCTTGATATCTGGAAGAAGGCACTTGACAATATTACTCCTCAGGTGGAGGTTAAGAGCCGTCGTATCGGTGGCGCTACATTCCAGGTTCCTACTGAAATTCGTCCCGACCGTAAGGAAAGCGTGTCAATGAAGAACATGATTGCCTTTGCTCGTAAGCGCAGCGGTAAGTCAATGGCCGACAAGTTGGCTGCTGAGATTATGGACGCATTCAACAACCAGGGTGGTGCCTTCAAGCGTAAGGAAGATATGCACCGCATGGCTGAGGCTAACCGTGCATTCGCTCACTTCCGTTTCTAA
- the rpsL gene encoding 30S ribosomal protein S12 has product MPTISQLVRKGRKVIVDKSKSPALDNCPQRRGVCVRVYTTTPKKPNSAMRKVARVRLTNQKEVNSYIPGEGHNLQEHSIVLVRGGRVKDLPGVRYHIVRGTLDTAGVANRTQRRSKYGAKRPKAKK; this is encoded by the coding sequence ATGCCTACAATTTCACAATTGGTTCGCAAAGGCAGAAAGGTGATCGTAGACAAGTCGAAGTCACCCGCGTTGGACAACTGTCCTCAGCGTCGCGGCGTGTGCGTTCGTGTTTATACGACCACTCCCAAGAAGCCTAATTCGGCTATGCGTAAGGTAGCCCGTGTTCGTTTGACTAACCAGAAGGAAGTCAACAGTTACATTCCCGGAGAAGGACACAACTTGCAGGAGCACTCAATCGTGCTGGTTCGCGGTGGTCGTGTAAAGGACCTTCCCGGTGTTCGTTATCACATCGTGCGTGGTACTCTTGATACCGCCGGTGTTGCAAACCGCACACAGCGTCGTTCTAAGTACGGTGCTAAGCGTCCAAAGGCTAAGAAGTAA